ATTCACCGGCGACAGCAGCATGAACACCAGATCCACCGGACTGTCGTCCACTGCGGCGAAATCGATCGGCCGGTCGAGCCGCATCATCACCCCGCGCACGCTCTCCAGCCCCTCGATCCGCCCGTGCGGAATCGCGATTCCGCCGCCAAAGCCAGTCGTGCCCAGCCGCTCGCGCGCCGCAAGCGCGGCAGCGACGGTCGCGGCGTCGAGCCCATAGGCCCGCGCCGCGACGTCGGCGAGCAGCGCGAAGAGCTTCTTCTTGCTGCCCGCCGTCACGCCCGAAGCCACCGCCTCGGGCGTCAGCAGATCATGGAGATCGTGCATCGTCCCGCGTCAGGCCGCCCGGTTGGGTTCGACCCAGCCGATCGTGCCGTCGGTGCGGCGATAGACCATGTTGTAGGTGCCGGTTCCGGTATTCTTGAACAGCAGTGCATTGGTGTTGCGCAGGTCGAGCATCATCACCGCGTCCGACACGCTCGCATCGGGCACGTCCACCCGCGTTTCGGCGATGATCGGCGGCGCGTCGGCGGCCTCTTCCTCATCGGTCTCGATCTGGAAAACGGTGTAGCCCGCGTCATAGGCGGCATCCATCATCGCCTGCTGCTGGCCGTTGTTGCGGTCCTTCAGGCGGCGCATGTACCGGCGCAGCTGCTTTTCGATCTTGTCGGCGGCACCGTCGAACGCAAGGTGCGCCTCCTGCGCGGCATGCGATCCCTTGAGCACCAGCCCCTGCATCACGTGCGCGACGATGTCGCAGGTGAAGCCGTAATCATGCGGCCCCTTGCCGAACGTGACCTGGGCCGAGATCGCGCGGGCGAAATATTTCTCGGCGATACCCTGGAGCCGGTCGTCCACGTGCTGCCTCAGCGCAGTGCCCGTGTCCACCTGGTGACCAGAAACCCGGATATCCATATTTTCCTCCGTCCTAACAAGAGGAGCACCTAGGAATGGGGGCCGACAGCGTCAACCGGACGCCTCCGTTCCCCACACTGGGTCCTCGAACCCGGCCATAAACGCCGAATGGCGGGCCAGTTCCGCATCGCTCGGCACAAAAATGCGTGCCGGTCGCACATGCGTCTTCGCGGCGCCGAACTCGATCCGCTCGGGTCCGGCCGCCTGTTCCACCGCGAGCCCAAGCGCAATCTGGCGTCCGCCGGTCAATTCGATGAACACCTGCGCCAGCAACTGCGCGTCGAGCAGCGCGCCGTGCAGCTCGCGCGCCGACAGGTCGACGCCATAGCGCACGCACAGCGCGTCGAGCGTATGCTTGGCCCCGGGATGCTTGGCGCGCGCGATCTGCAGCGTATCGACGATGCGATCGACCGGCAGCAGTGCGCGCCCGCACGCCTTCAGCTCGCCATTCATGAATCCCAGGTCGAACATCGCATTGTGCGCGATCAGCGGGCAATCGCCCAGAAATTCGATCAGATCGTCGCAAATCTCGTGGAACCGCGGCTTGTCGGCCAGGAACGCCTCCGACAGGCCATGCACCGCGAACGCCTCGATCGGCATGTCGCGATCGGGATTGAGGTAGCGGTGGAAATGACGACCGGTCGGCACGCGGTTGATCAGCTCGACGCACCCGATTTCCACCAGCCGGTGCCCGGCGCTGTAGCTCAGGCCGGTCGTTTCGGTGTCGAACACGATTTCGCGCATGCCCTGCTTATCCGCCTGTTTCGCGCGCGAGGCAAGCGATCAGCGCGGCAACTTCGGCCCTTGTCTCATCCTTGGACCCGCCGGTCGAAATCACGAAATCTGCGCGCGCGCGCTTCTCCGCATCGGGCAGTTGCCTGGCAAGGATCGACTCGAAGCGTTCGACCGTCATGCCGGGCCGCGACAGCACTCGTTCACGCTGAATTTCGGCCGGCGCGGAGACGACGACGATCTTGTCCACCTGCCGCCAGCCACCCGCTTCGAACAGCAGTGGCACGTCGAGCAGCACCAGCGGCTTGTCGGCATTGGCCTTGAGAAATTCATTGCGCGCATGCGCAACGGCGGGATGCACAATCCCTTCCAGCCGCTTGAATGCTTCCGGGTTGCCGAACACCGCCTCGCCCAGCAGCGTGCGATCCACCCCCAGCTCGGTCGTCGTATCGGGAAACTCGGCTTCGATCTGCGCGACCAAAGCACCGCCCGGCCCCTGCAGCCGGTGCACCTCAGCATCGGCGTCGAATACCGGCACCCCTGCCTCGGCAAACATCGCCGCGACGGTCGATTTGCCCATGCCGATCGACCCGGTGAGACCGAGAATCAGGGTCATGCCAGCAGCAGCGCTCGCAACTCGGCATCATGTTCGCGCGGTGCCGGTTCGCCAAAGAACAGCTCGAACGCCAGCGCCGCCTGGCCGATCAGCATCTCCAGCCCGTCGACCGTCTCCAGATCGCGCGCCCGCGCCGCCGCGAGCAGCCCGGTCTCGAGTGGCGCATAGACCGCGTCATAGACCAGCGCATCTTCGGGCAGGTTCGACAAGTCGAGGTCGAGCGGCGGATGCCCCACCATTCCCAGCGAACTGGCATTGACCAGCAGCGCCACCGGCGGCAGCGGCGCGTCGAGCGGCACCGCATCGCCCTTCAACCCGAAGGTCGCAAGCAGCCCCATCGCCTTCAACGGCGATCGGTTGAGGATGGTGACCCGCTCCACCCCCGCCCGCGCCAGCGCGAGACAGGATCGCGCGCGCCGCGCCGCCCGCACCGACCACCGCGACCGGCGCGCCCTCCAGATCGAACTCGGCAATCGGCGCATAGAAGCCGGCTGCATCGGTATTGGTCCCGATCAACGCGCCATTCGCCCCGCGAAACACCGTATTGATCGCGCCTATGCTGTCGCGCACCCCGCCCGGATCGGGCACATGGTCGAGCGCCGCCACCTTGTGCGGGGCGGTGATGTTGCACCCGCGCCAGTCGGGGTCGTCACGCCGCGAGGCGAAGAAATCGCCCAGCCCCTCGGGCGTTACCAGCGTCTTGGCATAGCGGGCGTCGAGCCCAAGCTTGTCGATCCAGAAGCCATGGATCAGCGGCGACTTGGACTGTGCAATGGGGTCGCCGATCACCTCAGCATATGGGGGGGCAAAAGGGGTGGTCATGACGTCAACTTGCCTCTGGTCCGCAGAAAATCGAGGATGTTGAGCAGCGGCATCCCCAGGATGGTGTAGTGGCTGCCCTCGATCCGGCTGAACAGCTGAACCCCCGGACCTTCGACCCGGTAACAGCCGACACAGCCCGAAATCGCGGGCCACTCGGCATCGAGATACTCGGCGATGAACCGATCCGACAGCGGCCTGACCCACAGCCGCGCGCGATCGACATGCCGCCACAGCGCTTGGCCATTCTCCGCGATCACCGCCGCGCTGTAGAGATCGTGGCGCTTGCCCGACAGCATCTTGAGGTGCCGCTCGGCATCGGCGCGATCGACCGGCTTGTCGACCAACGTCCCGTCCTCGATCGCCACCACCGAATCCCCGCCCAGCACCAATGTCCCCGGCACACGCTGGCTGACCTTGAGCGCCTTCATCTCGGCCAGCGCATCGGCCAAGTCGCGCGGCGCGACTTTTCCAAGGCTCGCCTTGACCGCATCCTCATCGACATGCGCTGGCAGCGCCTCGTGCGCCACGCCCGCCGCCGCAAGCATCGCGCGCCGCGACGCGCTGGTCGAAGCCAGCACGATCATGGCCGCGCCTCCGCGTTGACGCGCTCATTGGCCATGGTAATGATCGCCGCCGCTGTCTCCTCGATCGACCGGCGCGTCACGTCGATCACCGGCCAGCCATTGTCGGCGAACATGCGCCGGGCATAGGCGACCTCCTTCTGCACCGCTTCCTGCTCGATATAGCTGGTCTCATCCTGCTGGTTGAGCGCGAGCAGCCGGTTGCGCCGCACCTGGATCAGCCGCTCGGGGCTGGTGGTCAGCCCGACCACCATCGGGTTCTTCAATCGATAGAGCAGGTCGGGCGGCGGCGATTGCGGCACGATCGGGATGTTTGCGACCTTGAACCCGCGATTGGCGAGGTAGATCGACGTCGGCGTCTTCGACGTGCGCGACACGCCCGCCAGCACGATGTCCGCCTCCTCCCAATTCTCCCAATTCACCCCATCGTCATGCGCGATGGTGAACTGGATCGCGTCCACGCGCGCGAAATAGGCGGCGTCCAGCATATGCTGCCGCCCCGGCCGCGCCTTCATCTCCTGTCCCAGCAGGTTGGACAACGCATGATTGACCGGATCGAGCGGTGCGACCGCTGGCAAGCCGATCGCGCGGCACCGCGTCTCGAGCTGGCGGCGGATCTCCGGATTGACCAGCGTGAAGATCACCAGCCCCGGATTCTGCGCGATTTCGGCGAGGATGCGCTCGAGATGCGTTTCGCTGCGCACCATCGGCCAGAAATGGCGCAACACCTCGACATCGTCGAACTGCGCCAGCGCCGCCTTGGCGATATTCTCCAGCGTCTCGCCGGTGGAATCGGAGAGAAGGTGCAGGTGGAGTTTCAAAGATTCCCCTCCCGCTTGCGGGAGGGGCTAGGGAGGGCGTGTCCACTCCGGAAACATCCAAAAACAGGCCCTCCCCCGACCCCTCCCGCAAGCGGGAGGGGGAGAAAAACGCCTAGTCTGGACGGATCTGTGGAAAACATGGGGGAAATCGCTAGCGCAACGCGCAACACCCGCCAAGCGTGGGAGTCGGTCCACGCTCCGGATCATTCGTCCACAACCGCGCCCACAGCCAGGCGATCCGCCACACAGGCTGTGGATAACGGGGACGACTGAATCGAATCGCGGCGGAATCGCGGGAGTCCGCCCGGTCAATCTGTTGGCAGAATGGGGACGAACGCCTAAGCCCCGGCATCCACGCACCAACGTACAACTACATCCTACTTAGATTCTTCTTCTTATTTTTGTTGAGAGAGACGGACGGTCCTGTGACTCCGAAGAAACTGCTCCGAGTGCTGTCAGGCGAGCGCGTCGATGCACCGCCGATGTGGCTCATGCGTCAGGCGGGCCGATACCTTCCCGAGTATCGCGCGCTCCGGGCCGAAAAGGGCGGGTTTCTCGAACTGGTCAACGACAGCGACGCCGCGGCGGAGATCACGCTCCAGCCGATCCGCCGCTTCGGCTTCGACGGCGCGATCCTGTTTTCCGACATTCTCGTCGTACCGCATGCGCTCGGCCAGGATCTGTGGTTCGAGGCGGGGGAGGGGCCGCGCCTTGCCCCCAGGCTGGTCGATCATGCGCTGGAAAGCCTCACAGCGGCCCCACAGCGGCTCGACCCGGTCTATGGCACTGTGCGCCGCGTCGCCGCCGCCTTGCCGCCTGAGGTGACGTTTCTGGGCTTTGCAGGAAGTCCGTGGACCAACGCGACCTACATGGTCGCAGGACAAGGCAGTCGCGACCAGAGCGAGACGCGCCGCATGGCCTATGCCGATCCCGGTGCATTCCAGGCGATCATCGACGCGATCGTCGCAATGTCGATCGACTATCTGGCGAAGCAGATCGAGGCTGGGGTCGAGGCGGTGCAGCTGTTCGACAGCTGGGCCGGGTCGCTCAGCCCCGCGCAATTCGAACGCTGGGTGATCGCCCCCAACGCCGCGATCGTCGCGGGCCTGCGCGCGCGTTGCCCGGATGCCCAGATCATCGGATTCCCCAAGGGTGCGGGCGGCAAGCTCGCCGCTTACGCCCGCGAAACCGGCGTGGACGCGATTGGCCTCGACGAGACGGTCGATCCGGTCTGGGCGCATCGCGAACTCCCCGCGGGAATGCCGGTTCAGGGCAATCTCGATCCGCTCGCGCTGATCGCCGGCGGTGAGGAATTGCGGGCCGCCGCCACCCGCGTGGTTGATGCCCTGCGCGACCGCCCCCATATCTTCAATCTGGGCCACGGCATTCAACAGGATACGCCGATTGCCCATGTCGAACAGCTGATCGGCATCGTCAGGGGGACGCGTTGATGACCGGATTTCTCGGCAATGCCTGGCTGTGGGCCAAGGCCGCGCACGTCATCTTCGTGATCTTCTGGATGGCCGGCTTGTTCATCCTCCCGCGCTATCTGGTCCATCATCAGGAGGCGCTGGCCGACCCGGTCCAGGCCAAGGCGTGGAAAGAGCGTGAGGCAAAGCTGCGCCGCGTGATCCTCACCCCGTCGCTGGTCATCGTCTGGCTGCTCGGCATCGCCCTCGCGATCAATCTCGGCCTGTTCGAAGGCGGCGCGGGTCTGGGCTGGCTCCATGCCAAGCTGCTGCTCGTCCTGCTGCTCTCGGGCTATCATGGCTGGGCGGTCGGCTATTCGAAGAAGCTCGCGACGGGGCAGGGGTCGCTGACCTCCAAACAGCTGCGCCTCGCCAACGAAATGCCCGCGATCTTCGTCGCGCTGATCGTCATCCTGGCGGTGGTCCGCCCGTTCTGATCGCGCGTCCAATATGCTTGTAATGTTGGATTTTCTTTGTTCTCCTCGGCGCGCATCCCCGGATGCCGCTCTTTGACCGATTGAACCTGTTATCTGTAGGCGCGATCCCGCTGCGTCATTGTCGCGCGGCGGTCGATAGCTGTCGCGGTGCGGCCTGTTTCTGTCGCATCAGGCGCGCGCATGTGGTGACTCGAAGTCCCGCACGTGTCGCGCCGGTGTCGCGTCGCGGTTGCTTTCCCGACCCGAACCGGTCGCAAACCCGTCCCGTTCGCCGCAAACCCGTGTGTTTCTGTCAGTCTGTCAGGCTGATGTCAGCCTGATCGCTTGACTTGCCACAGGGCGAATCCTAATCCGCTGGGGTCGCGTCGCCGTCCTGGCGGCGGCCCGGCGTCCCTCCTTTTTTCCTCAAGCCATCGCGACCTGCGCGTCCAAACGCCCGAAAACCCATAGCGATCGCCAGACGGACTTCTCCCATGCACTTGAAAGATTTGAAGAAAACCGCGCCCGCCGAACTGGTGTCGATGGCCGAGGAACTTGGTGTCGAAAGCGCGTCGACGCTGCGCAAGCAGGATTTGATGTTCGCGATCCTCAAGGCCCAGGCCGAGAATGGCGAACTGATCATGGGCGAGGGCACGATCGAGGTGCTTCAGGACGGCTTCGGCTTTCTGCGCAGCCCCCAGTCCAACTATCTCGCTGGTCCCGACGACATCTATGTCTCGCCCAATCAGGTCCGCAAATTCGGCCTGCGCACGGGCGACACCGTCGAAGGTGAAATTCGCGCCCCCAAGGATGGCGAGCGCTATTTTGCGCTGACCAAGCTGGTCAGTGTCAATTTCGACGATCCCGACGCCGTCCGCCACCGCGTCAATTTCGACAACCTGACCCCGCTTTACCCGGATCAGAAGCTCACGCTCGACCCCGCCGATCCGACCCAGAAGGATAAGTCGGCGCGGGTCATCGACATCGTGTCGCCCCAGGGCAAGGGCCAGCGCACGCTGATCGTCGCACCGCCGCGCGTCGGCAAGACGGTGATGCTGCAGAACATCGCCAAGGCGATCACCGACAACCATCCCGAGGTGTTCCTGCTCGTCCTGCTGATCGACGAGCGACCCGAGGAAGTCACCGACATGCAGCGCAGCGTGAAGGGCGAGGTGGTCAGCTCGACCTTCGATGAACCCGCCACGCGCCATGTCCAGGTCGCCGAAATGGTGATCGAAAAGGCCAAGCGCTTGGTCGAACACAAGAAGGATGTCGTCATCCTGCTCGATTCGATCACCCGCCTCGGCCGCGCCTACAACACCGTCGTGCCCAGCTCGGGCAAGGTGCTGACCGGCGGTGTCGACGCCAATGCGCTCCAGCGGCCCAAGCGCTTCTTCGGCGCCGCGCGCAACATCGAGGAGGGCGGGTCGCTTTCGATCATCGCGACCGCGCTGATCGACACCGGCAGCCGCATGGACGAGGTGATCTTCGAAGAGTTCAAGGGCACCGGCAACTCCGAAATCGTGCTCGACCGCAAGGTCGCGGACAAGCGCATCTTCCCGGCGCTCGACGTCGGCAAGAGCGGCACGCGCAAGGAAGAGCTGCTGCTCGACAAGCCGACGCTGTCGAAGATGTGGGTGCTGCGCCGCATCCTCATGCAGATGGGCACCACCGATGCGATGGAGTTCCTGCTCGACAAGATGAAGGATTCGAAGACCAACGAAGACTTCTTCGACAGCATGAATCAGTGACCAAGGCGGCCTGATTTAGCGCTGCTAGATCAGGACTCGTCGAAGCGTCCGAACGGCTCGTTCGACGTCATGGGCTTTGCCCATGACGGACCCGCGATGTTTGATTATGCGTTGCGCTGTGCAGACCAATAAGAAGGGGAACCCATGACCGAAATCTGGGGTCATATCGTCAACGACTTTGCCGGCCTGTTCTCAGGCAGCGGGTCAGCCTGGCTGGCGTTCGGGCAGGTAATCCTGATCGACATCGTGCTGGCGGGCGACAATGCGATCGTCATCGGCGCGCTTGCGGCGGGTCTTCCCGCGGATCAGCGCAAGAAGGTGATCCTGATCGGCATCATCGCGGCATTGGTGCTGCGCATCGCGTTCGCGCTGGTCGTGACTCAGCTGATGGCGATCATCGGACTGATCTTCGCTGGCGGCGTGCTGCTGCTGTGGGTGGCGTGGAAGATGTACCGCGAAATCGGCCATGGTGCCGGTGAAAGCGCCGGCTCGCCCGAAATTGCGGGTGACGAGCATTCGGGCCTGAAGCCGGCGAAGAGCTTTGCGGGTGCCGCCTGGGCTGTCGCAGTCGCCGACGTGTCGATGAGCCTCGACAACGTGCTGGCCGTTGCCGGCGCGGCGCGCGACCATCCCGGTATCCTGATGGTCGGCCTGGTTATCGCGGTGGCACTGATGGGCGTCGCGGCGAACGTCATCGCCAAGTACATCGAACGCTATCGCTGGATCGCTTGGGTCGGTCTGCTGGTGATCGTCTATGTCGCCGGGTCGATGATCTACACCGGGATCACCGACCAGGATGTCGGCATCCTTCAGCTGTTCCGCTAAGGGTCTGATCCCACAACAGAAAAGGGGCGGTGTCCGTTACGACGCCGCCCCTTTTTCGTGTCAGCCGATATGCTCGGCGAAGAACGCTTCGGTCCGGCTGTCGGCCAGCCGCGCCGCCGTATCCGACCGCCTGTTGCCCATCTCGGTGGCAAAGCCGTGGTCCTCGCCCGGATAGTCGTGCAGAGTCACCTTGGGGTGGCCGTCCAGCCCGTCATGCATCGCCTTCTGCACCGGGGCGGGGACGAATCCGTCCTCGCCGGCGATGTGCAGCATCAGCGGATTGGCGATGGCATGTTTTTCGCCGAGCAGCCCGTCCACGCCCACCGCATAATAGCCGACGCTGGCATCGCTATCGGTGCGCGCCGCGGCCATGAAGGCGAGGCGTCCGCCCAGGCAATAGCCAGTAACCCCGACCTTGCCGCCGCTTGCGGCGCGCGCTGCGCGGATTGTCGCCTCGATATCCGCGACGCCCTTGTCCTGGTCGAACTTGCCCATCCAGCCGAGCGCTTCCTGAAATTCCGACTCGATATCGGGGTCGAGCTGGATGCCGGGCCTCAGCCGCCAGAACAGGTCGGGCGCGAACGCCATATAGCCGAGTGACGCAAAATGATCGCACTTGCGCCGGATGCCTTCGTTGACGCCAAAGATTTCCTGAATCACCACGATTGCGCCGCGCGGTGCGCCTTCGGGGTCGGCGCGATAAGCGGCAAAGCTTCCGCTGCCGTCGATTGCCTGGATGTCGGTGCTCGCCATGAAACTCTCCTTCGGGTCAGGCGTGGCGCTGCTCGTGGTCGAGCAGCCATTTCTTGGTCGCGGGGCCGTCGCCCGCCGAATAGCTCCCCAGCGCGCCGCCCGCGGCGGTCACCCTGTGGCACGGGATGATGACGGGCAGGGAATTGCGCGCGCACAGTTGCCCGATCGCACGCGGCCCGGAATCGAGTCGCCGGGCCAGCTCGCCGTAGCTCGCGGTCTCGCCATAGGGAAGGGCGACCAAGCCGTCGCGAAGCACCTGGCCGCGCGCCGAAGCGATCATGGGAAGGGGGAGGTCGAAGCTCTTGAGTTCGCCCGCAAAATAGGCGCGCAGCTGTTCGGCCGCGGCACGGACAGCTGCATATCTCCCGTCCGCAACCGGTTCCGCGACACCCAGCGTCACGCGCAGTACCGTTTCTTCGTCGCCTTCGATCCGGATCGGGCCGATGGGCGTTGCGATCAGGGCATGGTCGCGCGCATACATGGGGCGAGCGTAGGGCAGGGGATGCTTCGGGCTCAAGTGGAGAAGACACATGAAGATCAATGTCGAGGTCGACTGCACCCCCGAAGAGGCGCGTCGCGCGATGGGCCTGCCCGATTTCACCCCGGTGCACGACCGCTACATCCAGATGATGCTCGATTCGATCGAGAAGGGCGGGATCAATCCCGAGATGATCGAGTCGATGATGAAGAGCTGGACCCCGATGGGTGAGGCCGGGATGAATTTCTGGCGCGGCATGTTCGATATGGGCAAGCGCAGCGGCAGCGAGTGAGCGAGACGATCTACGCGCTGTCGAGCGGGGCATTGCCCGCCGGCATCGCGGTCATCCGAATTTCCGGTCCTCGGGCGTTCGCCGCCGTCGCCACGCTGGTGGGCGAGTTGCCCCCGCCGCGTCGCGCATCGCTGCGGACCTTGCGGCGCGATGGCGAACCGCTCGACCGCGCGCTGGTGCTGGTCTTTCCCGGCCCCGCGACCGCGACCGGTGAGGATCTTGCCGAACTTCACCTCCACGGCGGCCGCGCGGTGGTGCGCGCGGTCGAGGCTGCGCTTGCCGCGCTTCCGGGGCTGCGCGGTGCCGAACCAGGCGAGTTTACCCGCCGCGCGCTCGCTCACGGTCGGATCGACCTGACCGAAGCCGAAGGATTGGGTGACTTGCTCGCCGCCGAGACCGAGATGCAGCGCCGCACTGCACTGCGTGCGGCAGAAGGCGGAGTGCGCGCTCAGATCGAAGGCTGGGCCACCAGCGCGCTTCGGCTCTCTGCGTTGATCGAGGCAATGCTCGATCATGGCGACGAAGAAGATGTGGCCGCGGAGGGCGATGTGCTCGACGCGGTGGCTCGCGACGCCGACCTGCTTGCGGTTGCGATCGAGGCGGCGATCGCCCAGCCGCCGGTCGAACGGGTTCGCGACGGCATCCGTATCGTGCTCGCCGGATCGCCCAATGCGGGCAAATCGACCTTGCTCAACGCTTTGGCGGGTCGCGAAGCAGCCATCGTCTCACCACTCGCGGGAACCACACGTGACCGGATCGAAGTGCCGGTGATGCGCGACGGGGTCGCGTATCTGCTCACCGATACCGCAGGTCTGAACGAAACCCCCGCGGATATGGTCGAGGAAATCGGGATCGCCCGCGCGCGGTCGGCAATCGAGACTGCGGACCTCGTGCTGTGGCTCGACGACGGACCGCCGTCAGTCGAGGTGGCGGCGGTCAACCATCTGCTGATTCGTCCCCGTATTGACGAACCCGGTCGTGGACGTCCGGTCGATGCGCGCCATAGCGTATCGGCGGCGACCGGGCAGGGCATCGAAGCCCTGTGGACCATGATTGGCGGAGTTGCCGCAACGTTGCTGCCGCCATCAGACGCCGTCGCGCTGAACGCGCGTCAGCGGGGGCTCGCGGGGCAAGCTGCCTCGGCGCTGCGTCGCGCAGCGCGGGAGCGGGACGCGCTGCTGGTGGCGGAGGAGCTTCGTACGGCGCTTCGCGCATTTCATCGCGTGACGGGTGCCGCCGATGTCGAAGCGATGCTCGACACCTTGTTCGGGCGATTCTGCATCGGCAAGTGAGTGTTCCACGTGGAACGTTTTTGACGTGATCCCCGCACATCGCTATGCGGCACCCATGCACACATATGACGTGATCGTGATCGGCGGCGGCCATGCCGGTACCGAAGCGGCAGCTGCGGCTGCGCGCTGCGGTGCACGGACAGCGCTTGTTACCTTCGATCCCGCGATGATCGGCGCAATGTCGTGCAACCCGGCGATCGGTGGTCTGGGTAAGGGCCATCTCGTCCGTGAAGTCGACGCGCTCGACGGCCTGATCGCCCGCGCCGCCGATGCCGCCGCAATCCATTATCGCCTGCTGAACCGCTCCAAGGGCCCAGCGGTGCAGGGCCCCCGCGTCCAAGCCGACCGCATACGCTATTCCGCCGCGATCCAGACGATGCTCGCCGCCCAGCAGGGACTGGGGATCGTCGCGGGAGAAGCGGTCGCGCTGCTCCTTGAAGGCGGACGCATCGCCGGTATCCGCCTTGCAGATGACACCAAGCTGCACGCCCACGCCGTCATCCTCGCCAGCGGCACCTTCCTGGGTGGCCGCATCTTCCGCGGGGAGGAGCGTGAGACGGGTGGCAGGGTAGGGGAGCGCGCTGCGACCGCACTCGGTATCCAGCTGCGCGACTGCGGCCTGCCGATCACCCGACTCAAAACCGGCACGCCGCCTCGGCTCGACGGCCGCACGATCGACTGGGCGGCGCTCGAGGAACAGCCGAGCGACGCCGACGACTGGCGCATGTCGCCGATGACGCGCGGACCGCGTCTGCCCCAACTTGCCTGCGCAATCACCCGTACCACGCTCGAGACGCATGCGATCATTCGTACTGGATTAGATCGTTCACCCCTGTTCAGCGGGGCGATCGAGGCCGGGGGTCCGCGTTATTGCCCATCGATCGAGGACAAGATCTTTCGCTTCGGCGACCGCGACGGGCATCAGGTCTTCCTGGAACCCGAAGGGCTCGCGACCCACCTCGTCTATCCCAACGGCCTGTCGACCTCGCTGCCGACCGACATTCAGGCGGCGATGATCGCGTCGATGCGGGGGCTTGAACACGCGCGCATCGTTACCCCGGGCTATGCCGTTGAGTATGACCATGTCGACCCCCGCTCGCTGACGCACCAACTGGAGTGCCGGGATCTTCCTGGCCTGTACTGCGCCGGGCAGATCAACGGCACGACCGGCTATGAGGAAGCCGCCGCGCAGGGTCTGGTAGCGGGCATTAACGCCGCCGCTGCGGCTCTCGGTCGCGCGCCCACGCTGTTCCCGCGTCAGATCAGCTATATCGGGGTAATG
The genomic region above belongs to Sphingomonas sp. J315 and contains:
- a CDS encoding YjbE family putative metal transport protein (Members of this highly hydrophobic protein family,regularly are found preceded by the yybP-ykoY manganese riboswitch (see RF00080). A metal cation transport function is proposed.) codes for the protein MTEIWGHIVNDFAGLFSGSGSAWLAFGQVILIDIVLAGDNAIVIGALAAGLPADQRKKVILIGIIAALVLRIAFALVVTQLMAIIGLIFAGGVLLLWVAWKMYREIGHGAGESAGSPEIAGDEHSGLKPAKSFAGAAWAVAVADVSMSLDNVLAVAGAARDHPGILMVGLVIAVALMGVAANVIAKYIERYRWIAWVGLLVIVYVAGSMIYTGITDQDVGILQLFR
- a CDS encoding dienelactone hydrolase family protein, producing the protein MASTDIQAIDGSGSFAAYRADPEGAPRGAIVVIQEIFGVNEGIRRKCDHFASLGYMAFAPDLFWRLRPGIQLDPDIESEFQEALGWMGKFDQDKGVADIEATIRAARAASGGKVGVTGYCLGGRLAFMAAARTDSDASVGYYAVGVDGLLGEKHAIANPLMLHIAGEDGFVPAPVQKAMHDGLDGHPKVTLHDYPGEDHGFATEMGNRRSDTAARLADSRTEAFFAEHIG
- a CDS encoding methylated-DNA--[protein]-cysteine S-methyltransferase, with the protein product MYARDHALIATPIGPIRIEGDEETVLRVTLGVAEPVADGRYAAVRAAAEQLRAYFAGELKSFDLPLPMIASARGQVLRDGLVALPYGETASYGELARRLDSGPRAIGQLCARNSLPVIIPCHRVTAAGGALGSYSAGDGPATKKWLLDHEQRHA
- a CDS encoding DUF6489 family protein, with the protein product MKINVEVDCTPEEARRAMGLPDFTPVHDRYIQMMLDSIEKGGINPEMIESMMKSWTPMGEAGMNFWRGMFDMGKRSGSE
- the mnmE gene encoding tRNA uridine-5-carboxymethylaminomethyl(34) synthesis GTPase MnmE; its protein translation is MSETIYALSSGALPAGIAVIRISGPRAFAAVATLVGELPPPRRASLRTLRRDGEPLDRALVLVFPGPATATGEDLAELHLHGGRAVVRAVEAALAALPGLRGAEPGEFTRRALAHGRIDLTEAEGLGDLLAAETEMQRRTALRAAEGGVRAQIEGWATSALRLSALIEAMLDHGDEEDVAAEGDVLDAVARDADLLAVAIEAAIAQPPVERVRDGIRIVLAGSPNAGKSTLLNALAGREAAIVSPLAGTTRDRIEVPVMRDGVAYLLTDTAGLNETPADMVEEIGIARARSAIETADLVLWLDDGPPSVEVAAVNHLLIRPRIDEPGRGRPVDARHSVSAATGQGIEALWTMIGGVAATLLPPSDAVALNARQRGLAGQAASALRRAARERDALLVAEELRTALRAFHRVTGAADVEAMLDTLFGRFCIGK
- the mnmG gene encoding tRNA uridine-5-carboxymethylaminomethyl(34) synthesis enzyme MnmG encodes the protein MHTYDVIVIGGGHAGTEAAAAAARCGARTALVTFDPAMIGAMSCNPAIGGLGKGHLVREVDALDGLIARAADAAAIHYRLLNRSKGPAVQGPRVQADRIRYSAAIQTMLAAQQGLGIVAGEAVALLLEGGRIAGIRLADDTKLHAHAVILASGTFLGGRIFRGEERETGGRVGERAATALGIQLRDCGLPITRLKTGTPPRLDGRTIDWAALEEQPSDADDWRMSPMTRGPRLPQLACAITRTTLETHAIIRTGLDRSPLFSGAIEAGGPRYCPSIEDKIFRFGDRDGHQVFLEPEGLATHLVYPNGLSTSLPTDIQAAMIASMRGLEHARIVTPGYAVEYDHVDPRSLTHQLECRDLPGLYCAGQINGTTGYEEAAAQGLVAGINAAAAALGRAPTLFPRQISYIGVMIDDLTLQGVTEPYRMLTARAEHRLYLRADNAQTRLAALGDAAGCLGPERQAFISARAAARQALDQRFSHSITAHAMGQAGSLVAQDGARRTAFEWLRFPAVTLDHLGIDTADSDPAVLGELIEDARYAPYLERQAAEAAAMIRADGTRIPDSLDYCAVPGLSNEMVERLGAARPATLGDAARVRGITPAALTAILLHVKRAA